The Benincasa hispida cultivar B227 unplaced genomic scaffold, ASM972705v1 Contig316, whole genome shotgun sequence genome includes a region encoding these proteins:
- the LOC120069295 gene encoding uncharacterized protein LOC120069295, translating to MFGRIRSSSSLDSLERPPSKILKDDCLSIYETTLMKLKHGSQHNSSPPIKEDALEDGEIDSNSSSSCNEAMNTEACTSFSKNSNELAESTKEDFMTVDSDYSTTSITSTPEISENCQSTEYSTQRRMKNSILYLFSKFKNSPGISTIMEEPMTTEDFCCVVISPSSSASQSTSNIELHSEQESIGLSTMLPEEVL from the exons ATGTTCGGGAGAATCAGATCGTCTTCTTCATTGGATTCCTTGGAGCGGCCGCCTTCCAAGATTCTTAAAGATGATTGTCTCTCCATCTATG AGACTACCTTAATGAAGCTTAAACACGGTTCTCAACATAACTCAAGTCCACCCATAAAGGAAGATGCCTTAGAGGATGGAGAAATTGATTCTAACTCAAGTTCATCGTGCAATGAGGCAATGAACACAGAGGCATGCACAAGTTTTTCTAAGAATTCTAATGAGTTAGCCGAGTCAACTAAAGAAGATTTCATGACTGTAGATTCAGATTATTCGACTACAAGTATTACCTCTACACCTGAAATTTCTGAGAATTGTCAATCAACAGAATATTCAACACAGCGCAGGATGAAGAACTCTATTCTTTACCTATTCTCTAAATTCAAGAATTCTCCAGGAATTTCAACAATCATGGAGGAGCCAATGACAACGGAAGACTTCTGTTGTGTAGTTATATCACCGAGTTCTAGTGCATCTCAGTCTACATCCAATATCGAGCTACATTCAGAGCAAGAATCCATTGGTTTGTCGACAATGTTACCGGAAGAGGTTCTATAA
- the LOC120069294 gene encoding nucleoside diphosphate kinase, with product MEAVAVFGRGAPPLLRPPTRTFCSLTHSRTAALRRRDLLSAFPSNSHLFSKISTRSRASSIDNESFIFLPHLVASLERVDQTYIMVKPDGVQRGLVGEIISRFEKKGFKLTGLKLFQCSKDLAEEHYKDLKGKSFFPGLIEYITSGPVVCMAWEGVGVVASARKLIGVTNPLEAEPGTIRGDLAIQKGRNVIHGSDSPESGKREVALWFREGELVEWEPALVPWLIE from the exons ATGGAAGCTGTGGCCGTCTTCGGAAGAGGAGCTCCGCCACTTCTCCGGCCGCCGACCAGAACCTTTTGCAGCTTAACCCACTCCCGGACGGCCGCCCTACGCCGTCGTGACCTTCTTTCAGCATTCCCTTCGAATTCCCAtctcttctccaaaatttctACTCGTTCTCGTGCTTCTTCCATTGACAATGAATCCTTCATCTTTTTGCCCCATTTGGTTGCCTCCCTG GAGCGAGTCGACCAGACTTACATTATGGTGAAACCTGATGGTGTTCAACGTGGCCTT GTTGGAGAGATAATTTCGCGATTTGAGAAGAAAGGGTTTAAGCTTACTGGCTTGAAACTCTTCCAATGCTCTAAGGATTTGGCTGAG GAACACTATAAAGATCTCAAGGGCAAGTCCTTTTTTCCTGGTTTAATTGAGTACATAACATCAGGTCCCGTTGTGTGTATG GCATGGGAGGGTGTTGGTGTTGTGGCGTCAGCACGTAAGTTAATCGGAGTTACAAATCCTCTCGAAGCTGAGCCAGGAACAATAAGAGGGGATCTTGCTATTCAAAAAGGAAG GAATGTGATTCATGGGAGTGATAGTCCTGAGAGTGGCAAGCGTGAAGTAG CTCTCTGGTTCAGAGAAGGTGAATTGGTAGAGTGGGAGCCAGCTCTTGTACCATGGCTGATAGAGTGA